Proteins encoded by one window of Actinomycetota bacterium:
- a CDS encoding transposase has translation MARRSKYSPEFRERSVRVARESERSISEVARDLGIHPETLRVWVRQDEADDGTRTDRLTTAEREELSVLRHENRDLRRSNEILKAASVFFARELDQPRPR, from the coding sequence ATGGCACGACGATCGAAGTACTCCCCCGAGTTCCGAGAGCGCTCCGTCCGAGTCGCCCGAGAGTCCGAGCGTTCAATCTCTGAGGTCGCGCGCGATCTGGGCATCCACCCCGAGACTCTGCGGGTGTGGGTGCGTCAGGACGAGGCCGACGACGGTACGCGCACTGATCGGCTGACGACGGCCGAGCGCGAGGAGCTCTCCGTACTGCGCCATGAGAATCGCGACCTGAGACGGTCCAACGAGATACTGAAAGCCGCGAGCGTGTTTTTCGCCCGCGAACTCGACCAGCCCCGTCCGAGGTGA